In Lates calcarifer isolate ASB-BC8 linkage group LG23, TLL_Latcal_v3, whole genome shotgun sequence, a single genomic region encodes these proteins:
- the vps35l gene encoding VPS35 endosomal protein-sorting factor-like, whose translation MAAVQWRSRGRNYEAELQRCHPEVALVEFGDYHPLKPIMVTDTKTRRGARKGSTSSSSSSSSSVPPDPLSSMLDGTDPLSMFAAASASETPAMSHSASTGDLGRKRREKEEEAVGPDFEPWSSKRGEILARFTTTEKLSINLFMGSDKGKAPSPGSSAVSEKVRTRLEELDDLEEGSQRELLNLSQQDYANRIEELNQSLKEAWASDQKVKALKIVIQCSKLLSDTSVIQFYPSKFVLITDILDTFGRLVYDRIWTMCSDPRPLPDSFTVEDVNDTAKETCLNWFFKIASIRELLPRLYVEAAILKCNRFLNKSGIQETLPRLTAMIRGIGDPLVAAYARAYLCRVGMEVAPHLKDSLNRNFFDLLGTFRQISGESVRNQLVLQRVEVPEYLTLYSPAISWILQCIAYRAPEPLLTEMMERCKKLGNNALLLNSVMRAFRPEFVAIRATDFIGMIKDCDEAGFPKHLLFGSLGRSLACADPPESERLTILNEAWKVVTKVRSPQDYINCAEIWVEFTCRHFTKREVNTVLADIIKHMTPDRAFEDAYPQLQSVIRKILTYFHDFSVLFSMERFLPFLDMFQKDSVRVEVCRSIMEVFIKHQVELTRDPVILNAMLHICKTMHDSVNALTLEDEKRSLALLIIGFIRMVSFGRDFEQQLSFCVEARATFCNLEPVLVQLIHTVNQLAMETRRVMGGNHSRKTAAFVRACAAYSFITIPSLSSIFSRLSLYLLSGQVALANQCLSQADAFLKAAVSILPEVPRSISVEGKLRSSESFLLDFINNFLATLLVVPDHPEHGVLYLVRGLLNMVQDYTWEDNSDAKVRVYISALPLLAAMSQETYLYSIPKVDSNETLYGGDPKFLSEINKLCETLIGQILDHLKALGRDEQSTRRQGAVAFSLFGVLLAHGDLRNNKLSQLAVNLWNLSHKHGYCETRISVRTLESIKHQAQQPNMTHLSDTVQRLTLQSRT comes from the exons ATGGCCGCGGTGCAGTG GCGTTCCCGCGGGCGCAACTAtgaggcagagctgcagaggtgTCACCCTGAGGTGGCTCTGGTTGAGTTTGGAGACTACCACCCCCTCAAACCCATAATG GTGACTGATACAAAGACCCGCCGTGGGGCTCGCAAAGgcagcacctcctcctcttcctcctcctcctcctcggtgCCCCCGGACCCCCTGAGCTCCATGCTGGATGGGACCGACCCCTTGTCCATGTTTGCAGCAGCCTCAGCCAGTGAGACTCCAGCCATGTCGCACAGCGCCTCCACAGGG GACctggggaggaagaggagggagaaggaggaagaggcagtGGGACCAGACTTTGAGCCCTGGTCGTCGAAGCGAGGAGAGATCCTGGCCAGGTTCACCACCACCGAAAAACTCTCCATC AATCTTTTCATGGGATCTGATAAAG GAAAAGCTCCCAGTCCAGGAtcttcagctgtttcagagaaAGTTCGCACTCGCCTGGAGGAACTGGATGATCTGGAGGAG ggctCCCAGAGAGAGCTGCTGAACCTGTCCCAGCAGGATTACGCTAACCGCATTGAGGAGCTGAACCAGTCCCTGAAGGAGGCCTGGGCCTCGGACCAGAAAGTCAAAGCCCTGAAGATTGTCATCCAG TGCTCTAAGCTCCTCTCTGACACCTCAGTGATCCAGTTCTACCCCAGCAAGTTTGTTCTCATCACTGATATCCTCGACACGTTTG gtCGGCTGGTGTACGACAGAATCTGGACCATGTGTTCAGACCCACGACCCTTGCCAG ACTCATTCACAGTAGAGGACGTGAACGACACGGCAAAGGAGACGTGCCTCAACTGGTTCTTCAAGATCGCCTCCATCAGAGAGCTCCTGCCCAGACT ATATGTTGAGGCTGCAATTCTCAAGTGCAACCGCTTCCTGAACAAATC tgGCATTCAGGAGACGCTCCCGCGGTTGACAGCTATGATCAGGGGGATTGGAGACCCTCTGGTGGCTGCGTACGCCAGGGCTTACCTCTGCAGG GTGGGAATGGAGGTCGCCCCCCACCTGAAAGACAGCCTGAACCGAAACTTCTTCGACCTGCTCGGGACCTTCCGCCAGATCAGCGGGGAGAGCGTCCGGAACCAGCTGGTGCTGCAGAGGGTGGAGGTGCCAGAGTATCTGACACTTTACTCACCGGCCATCAGCTGGATCCTGCAGTGCATCGCCTACAGAGCTCCAGAG CCTCTGCTAACAGAAATGATGGAGAGATGCAAGAAACTAGGAAATAA TGCCTTGCTGCTGAATTCAGTCATGAGGGCGTTCAGGCCGGAGTTTGTCGCCATCAGAGCCACTGACTTCATCGGGATGATCAAAGACTGCGATGAGGCCGGCTTCCCAAAG CATCTGTTGTTTGGATCTCTGGGTCGCAGTCTGGCCTGTGCCGACCCTCCAGAGTCAGAGAGGCTGACGATCCTGAATGAGGCTTGGAAGGTCGTCACCAAAGTCCGCAGTCCTCAG GATTACATCAACTGTGCTGAAATCTGGGTGGAGTTCACCTGCCGACACTTTACA AAACGTGAGGTCAACACCGTCCTGGCTGACATCATCAAACACATGACCCCTGACCGGGCGTTCGAAGACGCCTATCCTCAG CTGCAGTCAGTGATCAGAAAGATTCTCACCTATTTCCACGACTTCTCCGTTCTCTTCTCCATG GAGCGTTTCCTGCCGTTCTTAGACATGTTCCAGAAAGACAGTGTGAGAGTGGAGGTCTGCAGATCCATCATGGAGGTCTTCATCAA ACACCAGGTGGAGCTCACCAGAGACCCGGTCATCCTCAACGCCATGCTGCACATCTGCAAGACCATGCACGACTCTGTCAA CGCTCTCACTCTGGAGGATGAGAAAAGATCTTTGGCTCTGTTGATCATCGGCTTCATCCGCATG gtttctTTTGGTCGTGACTTTGAGCAGCAGTTGAGTTTCTGTGTGGAGGCCCGAGCCACCTTCTGTAACCTGGAGCCAGTTCTGGTGCAGCTCATTCAC ACGGTGAACCAGCTGGCGATGGAGACCAGGAGGGTGATGGGAGGGAATCACTCCCGAAAAACTGCGGCGTTCGTCAGG gcgTGTGCCGCCTACAGTTTCATTACCATCCCGTCTCTTAGCAGCATCTTCAGTCGTCTCAGCCTCTATCTGCTGTCCGGTCAGGTTGCATTGGCCAACCAGTGTCTCTCCCAGG CGGATGCCTTCCTGAAGGCGGCAGTCAGTATCCTCCCGGAGGTTCCTCGCTCCATCAGTGTGGAAGGGAAGCTCCGCTCCTCAGAGAGCTTCCTGCTGGACTTCATCAACAACTTCCTGGCCACGCTTCTGGTTGTCCCG gacCATCCGGAGCATGGCGTGCTCTACCTAGTCCGAGGTCTGCTCAACATGGTCCAGGATTACACCTGGGAGGACAACAGTGACGCCAAGGTGCGGGTCTACATCAGCGCTCTGCCCCTGTTGGCTGCCATGAGCCAGGAAACCTACCTTTACTCCATCCCCAAAG TGGATTCCAATGAGACACTTTATGGAGGAGACCCCAAGTTTCTATCAGAGATCAACAAGCTGTGCGAGACCCTGATTGGACAGATCCTGGATCATCTGAAGGCACTCGGTCGTGACGAG CAGAGCACACGCCGTCAAGGCGCCGTAGCCTTCTCCCTGTTCGGTGTCCTGCTGGCTCACGGTGATCTGAGGAACAACAAGCTGAGCCAGCTGGCCGTCAACCTGTGGAACCTCAGCCACAAACACGGATACTGTGAGACACGAATCTCC GTTCGGACTCTGGAGTCCATCAAACACCAGGCTCAGCAGCCCAACATGACTCACCTGTCAGATACAGTCCAGAGGCTCACCCTGCAGTCCCGCACCTGA
- the zdhhc16b gene encoding palmitoyltransferase ZDHHC16B codes for MRMGSSWRWQLSRAMRLALRWCRLCRPQRGGGRGGGNKPWISGRLLELWSYSKLLLKSLYYNSLSNSDTLLDCVFEPVYWIVDNVTRWFGVVFVCLVTLLTTSVVVIIYLFILPTILSTYPVHWIVWHLCCGHWLLVMVVFHYFKATTTSAGHPPKDNVHIPSVSICKKCITPKPPRTHHCSICNMCVLKMDHHCPWLNNCVGHFNHRYFFSFCIYMTLGCIYCSISSRDLFVEAYNAIESYYQTPSPAYTFSETTAHKSIIFLWVLTSSVAVALGGLTLWHAMLISRGETSVERHINRKETKRLREKGKVFRNPYHHGRMNNWKLLFGVERRSHWFTRVLLPSTHPPSGDGIMWDCTFTKRDPMAI; via the exons ATGCGTATGggcagcagctggaggtggCAGCTCTCCCGGGCCATGCGACTCGCCCTGCGCTGGTGCCGGCTGTGCCGCCcgcagagaggaggagggcgagGCGGGGGGAACAAACCGTGGATCAGCGGGAGGTTGTTGGAGCTGTGGAGTTACAGCAAACTGCTGCTCAAGTCGCTGTACTACAACAGCCTCAGCAACTCAGACACCCTGCTGGACTGTGTGTTCGAACCCGTCTACTGGATTGTGGACAACGTGACCCGCTGGTTTGGAGTG gtgtTTGTCTGTCTGGTCACCCTCCTGACGACCTCAGTCGTAGTCATCATCTACCTGTTCATCCTACCCACGATCCTCAGCACCTACCCCGTGCACTGGATCGTCTGGCACCTCTGCTGTGGCCACTGGCTCCTCGTCATGGTGGTCTTCCATTACTTCAAGGCCACCACCACCTCTGCAGGACATCCACCCAAG GACAATGTTCATATTCCCTCGGTGTCCATCTGTAAGAAGTGTATCACTCCAAAACCGCCCAGGACACACCACTGTAGCATCTGCAACAT GTGTGTTTTGAAGATGGACCACCACTGTC CCTGGTTGAACAACTGCGTCGGCCACTTCAACCATCGCTACTTCTTCTCCTTCTGCATCTACATGACCCTGGGCTGCATCtactgcagcatcagcagcagggACCTGTTTGTGGAGGCATACAACGCTATAGAG AGTTATTATCAGACCCCGTCTCCAGCCTACACCTTCAGTGAAACCACTGCTCACAAGAGTATCATCTTCCTCTGGGTACTGACCAG cTCGGTGGCGGTAGCTCTGGGAGGACTCACCCTGTGGCACGCCATGCTCATCAGCAGAGGAGAGACCAGCGTCGAGCGCCACATCAACCGCAAAGAGACCAAAAGACTCAGGGAGAAGGGCAAG GTGTTCAGAAATCCGTACCATCATGGCAGAATGAACAACTGGAAGTTACTGTTTGGTgtggagagaaggag